From a single Williamwhitmania sp. genomic region:
- a CDS encoding RNA polymerase sigma factor, which yields MESTGVDRNLHQQLINRCRQGDTSALEEIYRLYSKAMYNTSLRILGTTADAEDATQEAFIKAFQKIETFVENSSFGAWLKRIVINTSLDMLRKRNRGPLLSEEVLSFQAADDPREEVEREAEIALNYDKVIKAISSLPEGYKLVVNLYLVEGLDHKEVGEILGISESTSRSQLARAKKRLLEILQKGH from the coding sequence ATGGAAAGCACAGGAGTCGATAGAAATTTGCATCAGCAGCTCATTAACAGGTGTCGTCAGGGAGACACCAGCGCACTTGAGGAAATTTACCGGCTCTACTCAAAGGCGATGTATAACACAAGCCTTCGAATCTTAGGCACTACGGCCGATGCCGAAGATGCAACGCAGGAAGCCTTTATAAAAGCTTTTCAAAAGATTGAAACGTTCGTTGAAAATTCGAGTTTTGGAGCTTGGTTAAAACGCATAGTAATCAACACCTCGCTCGACATGCTGCGAAAAAGGAATAGGGGACCGCTTCTTTCCGAAGAAGTGCTATCCTTTCAAGCAGCCGATGATCCTCGTGAAGAGGTGGAAAGAGAAGCCGAAATAGCGCTTAACTACGACAAGGTGATTAAGGCCATTAGTAGCCTCCCTGAGGGTTATAAGTTGGTAGTCAACCTTTACTTAGTTGAAGGCCTCGACCATAAAGAAGTTGGAGAAATATTGGGAATTTCAGAATCCACTTCACGGTCGCAGCTAGCGAGAGCAAAAAAGCGACTACTGGAAATTTTACAAAAGGGACATTAA